The stretch of DNA TAAGAGGTAACgacttaattttttatattcatGCTTGATATGACATCGAAGAATGGTGATTATCATATTCATGAGAATAATTATTCCATccattttaaaagaaatgatGATTCTCATACCTCATTGTCCttctatatttataaatatttatcttatttttatatttaattcttagattaaatataaaaatactaAACATTATTATGAAATAATAGAGAATCTAGATTGAATTCTCTTAATAGAGAAGTGGTTTAGattatgtttttaatttttctcaTTTATCAATATCATTATATCACTTGTATTATTGAATTCTCAAAATGGATAGGTtggttaatttttatattatcaaTATCATTAGAATCACATTTATCGAAAgtaaagataaatatttttaattaattaaaaataaaaattatatataatttattttacgtGAATAATATGTATTGGTGATGAGAGCACTCTCATTGGTACATTAATGGGTAATTATTAACACCAATTAATATTCATGTACCAATATGGATATATAGATTATTAATCTTGAATGCCATGTCAGCATGAAAATTCATCGGTATTAATCTCATTAATTCACctatcttttttttaaaaaaggacaAAAAAGCCAAACAGCTCTTttgactatatatatatatatatatatatatatatatatttattttttttgttttgttcggaaaaataaattcttccaaaaaattcaaatgtttttcatttttaataatattttaattaatattgaaattaagttattttaaaataataatactatttattttcaataatatttattctaaatTTTTAGACAAAATTAGaaagatatttaattaatataaaataaaaaataaataagtgTACAGTGAGAATCATGAATAATGAAGATTGATATTAAATGAATGTGAGTGTATAttaataatgaaaaaatattaatataatgatCATGTGTCTCGCAGACCTCGTATGTTTTGAAGAAATGGAAGATTATTAACATGTATTAATGACTAGGATGCTGCATCCATGCCTGAGTGGGAAACATTATCTGGATTCTACAACCTGGGTTCAATGTTTGCGACAACGGTGGGGAAAACCCTACTGATCgtaactttaatattttcttcttcatttttcgCCCTATTTCTATTTTCCCCAGCTTCCCAATTTCCGCAAGCATCTATGAATTCTCCGGTGTAATGCGCCGTGCGAATTTCGGTTTTTCCTTTTTGATTATGAACTTTTAAATGCTGGATATTGGGCTTACCTGGATTCAGACTCAGTTTCATATtttaagggttttttttttgaatCAAGTTAATTGGTACCCGAATTAACAGATCAGAAACGGCAGAGATATGGAGTGTAAAGAGAATAATGGGATGGCGGCCTTGCGATTGGTGGTTACGAGGAAAGCCTGCTGGTTAGGTTTCTACtgattaaattcttaatttgtgtGTTTCTAAGGGGtagattttgaattttgttCTTTACGTCATGGTTCATGTTAGGTATTTATTCTCTCTGATTTAAGTTTATCAAATCGGGATTTCATTGAAGTTTAATGGCGGAATTAATTGCATTTCGTTAGTTCGAGATTCATTTGACATTATAATCGAAACTACTAGTTTCTTTGTTCCTCTTAGACAAAATTATGAGATGAAAGGTGAGTACGTATGAAGTGGAtaaattatatcaaaattttcttgaTAAGTTCAAATTTCACATCCAGAAAATGTAGTTCTTGATTTTTGGGCTAGATGTGAAAATTAAGGTATCTACCGTCTAGTCTTCCTCCCTTTCCCCAATTCCCTTAGATACTGaaaactgaaaatctggaagtcCTACAAACACTGAACACGCATGAGGTCTATGGTGCTTACTGATCTTCATAGTTCAATGGATTCTGGAACTGGTTTCTGGTTGTCTACACTCATTTTCCATTTATTGATCCAAAGTAAAATATGGTTTGCGGATCCAAAGTAAAATATGGTTTCCGGAGCTTTAAAATATGCAGATGGAGTTGTCTGTTTTCTTTGTAATGTTCAATTAACCACATTCAAAAATTGAAGTTAGACATTTTCTGCTAGAGATGATAAATTTGAAGATTAAGGTAATCAAAGTTCCCTTGGAACTGAAATCTTGAATCCATTCGAAGGTCGAACATATTATTGGTTTTTAGAGCTTGATAATTTTGAAGTCATGCAAGACAAGATCTAGAGGTTGTGCCTGGGCATCTTCTACCAATTGGTTATTgggtcaaaataaaaatttgtttaaTAAGATGGGGAATAAATCAAGGTGTTTTCTTGCTTCAATATCCAGAtcatatatttttctttggtcTATATTTTCTGAGTTAACTTCAACTGACTTCAAAGTTCAAATGCAGACGTTTGCAATGGTTTTTTCATGGTGCAGCTCTTCCAGCTAAGACCAATGGGTATCTTCGAGTTGATTGCTATGGGGGGCTCAATCAGATGAGGAGGGACGTAAGTACTTTGTTATGTTCTCTTTCATGTTCGGAATTCACCATCATTATGTAGTTTTTGTTTCTGTTGATAAATTATTATAGATTTGTACATACATTTACTGTGGTAATTTCAGTTTTGTGATGGTGTTGCTATTACTCACCTGCTAAATGCAACTCTTGTTCTACCCAAATTTGAAGTGGCTGCATATTGGAATGAATCTAGGTAAGAATTATGAGTGTGTTGCCAGGATCTTATTCCAATGATTGGAAATAATGGAAGCCATTCATCGCCTATCCTTTTAAAATCATTCCTGTCTTAACTCATTGTTTGACAATGCAGTGGATTTGGAGATGTCTTTGATGTGGAATACTTCATCGAACAAATGAATGGCTTTGTTCAGGTTGTGACAGAGTTGCCTGCAGAGCTAGCATCCAAAGTACCTATTCCAGTGGATTGTAGCAAGCGCAAAGGTCTGTTTGATTATGTAGAAACTGTACTTCCTTCGCTGCTGGAGCATCATTATATTTCAATAACTCCAGCAATGAGTCAGAGAAGAGACAGGTACCGTGCATTTTAAGCTCtcaaattgaaatttttttcccAAGACAAAATTACCGAGACCTGTGGGTGGACTCCTTAGATGGTAATTTCTCTTAGATCACTTTTTGTGTTTTTTGAATAAAATTCTCTTGGATTACTTATTTACCTTTTATTGCCTGGAGTTTTATCCCTGTTTTAACATTTCCTCATTCCCATTGACGCTATTGTCATTCGATGCATTTAAAACTTTTGGTAGATTAGGTGTAATTTAAAGATTCTAAACTCCCTTGGCATTGCTATTGTCGCAGATATCCACAGTATGCAAAAGCTGCCCTTTGTCAGGCTTGTTACAAGGCTCTGCGTCTAACCAGTGGATTGGAGAAGAAAGGATCTCTGCTTTTTCAAGCCATTCCAAAGCCATTCCTTTCACTTCACCTCCGGTTTGAGCCTGACATGGTAGCTTATAGTCAGTGTGAATACACTGGTCTTTCTCCCTCTTCTGTCCAAAGTATAGAGGCTGCGCGAGGAGAGAGAAAACCATATATTGGAGAGCAAGCTCGTTATTGGAGAAACCGTGGAAAGTGTCCCCTTACACCAAATGAAACCAGGATCATCCTTCAAGCTCTTGCTATTCCTACCAATACAAGTATCTATCTGGCAGCTGGGGATGGTCTGATGGAACTTGAAGGCCTCACTTCTTTATACACAAATGTTTTTACCAAATCCTCCCTTTTGAGTGACGAGGACTTCAAAAACATGCATGGAAACACGAAAGCTGCACTAGATTATTATGTTTCAATCAATAGTGATTCATACGTGGCTACATATTTTGGGAACATGGATAAAATGGTTGCTGCCATGCGGGTTCTCAAGGGGTTGTATAAAACCCTTTTCTTAAGCAGGAGGGCATTTGCAGAATTATGTTCGAAGGGGCTCCATGGGAATTTTTTGATGGACGCTCTGTACAAGGTTCACAAAAATGATTTTGTAATGAGCATAGGATCTGCTTTACCCGATTGCTTCTGTGAGTTCAAGCTTGAAGGTTAGTTTTTGTTTCTCAGGCTTTTTTAATCTATTCAAATGTAAGAACGAGTTTTGATTTCTCTTAGCTAGAAAATTGAAGTATTCATTCATTTCTGTAAGTTTCAACTGTTGGAACAATCTACACGTGCAATGGACACATGCTAAACAGATCTGCACGTGAATCATGTATACGAAACAGCGCTCTGTTGAGCTCTCATTCATTTGCTTTCGACTCTCTTCTGTATAAGATCCCTACACTCACCAGGCTGGCCGAAAGCAGTGATAGATTATCACGAATTGGTATTAGAAAATAGAATTTACCACATAATACCATCTAATTGAAGAATAATCTAGAAAGAATGTAGTATTAGACACAATAGACGACTGCGCAACACCACCTTTGAATCCTTCCTCGTTTAGCAAAATTTTGGTATACAACCAAACTGACTTGTCCCGTAGCTAGCTAGACACTAAGAAGAGCAAAACTGTTGTTCACGACTAATTCTATAGCGCGCAGTGGCCTTGAACAAGTAAAGTTTTTTCAGTCCCTCTCGTTTATTGTCTTATGGATTCTGGATCATCCAATAGCTTTTTCCATGTTAATTCTAAAGGAACTAGCCCTGCCaatggatgaatcaaatgatcgTGGAGGCGGCATATGCAATAATTTGTTGAAGAGTGCCACAATATTGTGTTTTGAGGAAGGAAAGGTACAACGAGTGGTGGGTTTAGGAAATTTTTAGAGTAGAACTAGGGAATTTGACTCGGTGATTCAATATATCTTGGATGAAGATTAAAACTTCTATTATTaaatctgattcatattttaatttaaaaggaTTGTTGTCTTCTCACTGCGATCAATTCTTGATCCCGATTGCTTGACCATTACAAGTAAACTCCACATGTACCCGCCAACCCCAATCTAGAGTTTGTCACTATATTATCTGCAAGTGGCGCTAAATATCTATGGATCTTCCGATCAATTTAAAAGCAACACACCTCCAGAAATTGaaatataactgaaattaaTATCATTCAGAATTCCGTGTTTCCAACTATGGTTAGATAACATAATCGCAACACAAATTAAAAATCTAGTGTTGCTTGATAGCTATAATGATTCAAATGTAATCTAAAAGACTCATTGACTATTGAGACAATGAAGAGCTAGGTTCGATGAATACTCCTTCACTTGAGCATATTGATACATGATCTGTCGGTACTATATATATTAACACAATCCAATCGGATATCAGTACAAGGAACCGTGCTGCTGCAACTAAAGTTGATGGTGACATCCTTGCTTATGGATGTCCCATGGAGTACGACGTATATCACATCGCTAATTTTGACAGCAGATCTCTGGTGAATGAAGAACATTTTAGCGCGGAACGAACAATGGCTGGTATCATGAACAGTTATGGAATCAGTAATTCATGTATGGTGCCGAAAATAAACACCTAAGAATGTGTTTCAGCTGACGAATTTCAGATTTCTTAATTTGCTTGGATGGACGGAATCCAAGTGCTACTCAATATCGATTTCAGTAAATTATATATGGCGATTTCAGATACACAAAGATGAGTGTCATTTTAAATTCGTCCTTGAAATTTTCCGATCTAAATCAAACAAATAAATCCAAACTTAATGTAACAGATTTCTCTAATGCAGTTTGACTGGGCTTACCTCTTCAGTGCCTGTCAGGCGAGGGCAGTAATATCGGTCAATGATGACAGGGTTATCGGTTTCATCGAAGGTGATTCCTCTGGCAAATCCGGAGCCACCCTATAGAAGATGAATATATTTAGTATATTAAAACCTTACAttcctgattttttttttgtcaattagtctcttgtgagacggtctcacaaatcacgggtcaatcctaccgatattcacaataataagtaatactcttagcataaaagtaatattttttcacggatgacccaaataagagatctgtcatACAAAAtatgacctgtgagaccgtctcacacaagtttttgtattTTATGTTATATGGAAGCTGCAATTGCTCATGGTTATTTCTTCCACTTCATCGTATCTTCCATCTTTTCATAAACTTCCAATGCTGCAACAGAAACAGAATTGACGAAATCCCATAAGAAAAGTAAAGTATGCTCAGAAGAATCAATTTccattaaattatttatctaCTACAAGATAGGGCGAATCCAATGTGTCGAGTCTGTTGCCCCTTCGCCATGCATCCTGGAGGCTTATTGGATTCAGACTAATTCAAACCGAGTCAGGTAGGGCGTTGTGGAACATACTGTTCCAAGTTCCATGCACATTTCACGCACTGCTGTGACAACCGAGAAATCAACCGTTCCGCGCGAACCATTGGACCCGTTTCCTCTCTTACAAGATTTGAGCCCGAGCTTTGTCGAGGGGAATCAAAACTAACCTTATTCTATGTACGGGACCGGCATTCGATTCCGGATATATTGACACGTGAGGTTCCTCCATTTATGGCAATGCCATCATCCCCTTTAAATTTTCTACCCAATGAATACAACTTATTATCAAATCATATACGAAATATCAATGAGTTAGGTTTGGGTAGGATTTTATATACATCGTGCTCGTTTATTATATTCAGGTCGAAAATGTGTGTAATTCTTTAAGGCCCGCCTCCATCATCATATGCTCTTTCAATCGAGTCGGATATCGAATTCAGTCGAGTTCGGAGGAAGTTATCACCCCTCGTACAAAAGATCCgggaaaaaataaaacaatatttttttgacAGTTTCCACTTTAGAGTCGTGAACATCCATATTGGAAGAAGAACTTGTGGCAATTCCATCGGTATTTGGACTTGTTATCGTGTGAACTTACGTAATGCGTACATTGCTGCGAAAGACGGTTCTCTGGGCTGTCGATGTGTTTCAAGCCGCTCACTTCAAATTTATTGCAACGTGAGAATCGCAGTGACTGCAAAGAAAAAAAGAATCCcattgatttaatttaaaattaaaaatcaagaaaataaattaataatttataggcttttgtaaatttattgtTATACTAGTGCACCGACGCACGCGTTGcatgcttgtataatatttttttataattcatttgatttatatttaaatgaggattaaaatataattataagaaatagcgaTGGACTACACCGTAATTTTGATatacatattaaaaaataaattgaaaaataaaataataaaaaaatgaagatcaaaatataattataagaaatagcgatggactacactgtaattttgatatataaattaaaaaataaatcgaaaaataaaagaataaaaaaataaactcaAAGAATAAGAAACAATGATTCTATccgctgaactacatataatttacattaaaaatttaacattataaataattattaaaacagacaatgacaccaaagttagttactATAAgagtctcaaacttaataaaatagcataGAAGTATAGATTTAAATAAATGTAAGATGATACCGTGGGTTTTAACAAGCCGGGTCCCTGAAATAGAAAGGATTTGATATTGTATTAAAACACAGGAAAATAGTTataattaaatcaaataaattaaaattgtgGTACAAGATGCTGCGACTTTTGTAttgtatttttgattatttgttatTTGTCATCTATAGGGGCAAAGCCATTCTTGGGTTAGGATACACTCCAGCCCCAcccaatttttaaattttttttagtaattttggtttattttttattttttattttttttgtagttCTAccgtatatttattatttattattatgtaAATTTGAAGAATATTTTTAACTATGAGAAAGTTTTTAAATGGCCTTCcacaaatatataatcaaatatGACTTTTACCGTATTTCGttcaaatggttgaaaaacataatataagttaatttttaaaattcggtTTAAGttctaaatataatttttagacCATTTCTACattaatacataaatatattaaattgagCTAATATGATAATATAATTATGTAGTTACTACATGttttattagatatttgtttaaGTTATATTAATAGTAaattttttatggaattttaaatttttagtaTGACTTGTATTTATAAGGATTAATTTTGAGAAAGATAaagtaaataatattttaaaagttgcAAAATTTTGTTGTGAATTATAATATATGTGTTATTCTATGATTTATCGTTTATTTAAATTCCGCGCATAATGGTTTAATCAATGCACAAAGTCTTTTGTTTCCTTTTATTGTCTATCTTATTCTTTAATATTTGTCGGTTTCCAAATTTatgcattaattttttttactattgACTTTAAAAAATGTTGTGAATTTGCTTTGGCCTTTGACAAGAATGATtactaataatttaaaaaaagtgAAAAATCCATTTGGGATAAAAGATAAAGGAAAATATTAATTCAATCTGGGACGAGAAAAATATCGATTTCGACCAAAATAACTGATCGGACTGAattaatatgaaaaaaaaagttTGGTTTATTTGGAAGTCCGATTCtagttttttaaaacattgGTTAACCGAACAAACAgaacttttataaaaaaaattaatatattattaaattttggaaTAAAGTT from Primulina tabacum isolate GXHZ01 chromosome 3, ASM2559414v2, whole genome shotgun sequence encodes:
- the LOC142541009 gene encoding O-fucosyltransferase 13-like isoform X2; translated protein: MTRMLHPCLSGKHYLDSTTWVQCLRQRSETAEIWSVKRIMGWRPCDWWLRGKPAALPAKTNGYLRVDCYGGLNQMRRDFCDGVAITHLLNATLVLPKFEVAAYWNESSGFGDVFDVEYFIEQMNGFVQVVTELPAELASKVPIPVDCSKRKGLFDYVETVLPSLLEHHYISITPAMSQRRDRYPQYAKAALCQACYKALRLTSGLEKKGSLLFQAIPKPFLSLHLRFEPDMVAYSQCEYTGLSPSSVQSIEAARGERKPYIGEQARYWRNRGKCPLTPNETRIILQALAIPTNTSIYLAAGDGLMELEGLTSLYTNVFTKSSLLSDEDFKNMHGNTKAALDYYVSINSDSYVATYFGNMDKMVAAMRVLKGLYKTLFLSRRAFAELCSKGLHGNFLMDALYKVHKNDFVMSIGSALPDCFCEFKLEVQGTVLLQLKLMVTSLLMDVPWSTTYITSLILTADLW
- the LOC142541009 gene encoding O-fucosyltransferase 13-like isoform X4; the protein is MFATTVGKTLLIVTLIFSSSFFALFLFSPASQFPQASMNSPVSETAEIWSVKRIMGWRPCDWWLRGKPAALPAKTNGYLRVDCYGGLNQMRRDFCDGVAITHLLNATLVLPKFEVAAYWNESSGFGDVFDVEYFIEQMNGFVQVVTELPAELASKVPIPVDCSKRKGLFDYVETVLPSLLEHHYISITPAMSQRRDRYPQYAKAALCQACYKALRLTSGLEKKGSLLFQAIPKPFLSLHLRFEPDMVAYSQCEYTGLSPSSVQSIEAARGERKPYIGEQARYWRNRGKCPLTPNETRIILQALAIPTNTSIYLAAGDGLMELEGLTSLYTNVFTKSSLLSDEDFKNMHGNTKAALDYYVSINSDSYVATYFGNMDKMVAAMRVLKGLYKTLFLSRRAFAELCSKGLHGNFLMDALYKVHKNDFVMSIGSALPDCFCEFKLEG
- the LOC142541009 gene encoding O-fucosyltransferase 13-like isoform X1, with product MFATTVGKTLLIVTLIFSSSFFALFLFSPASQFPQASMNSPVSETAEIWSVKRIMGWRPCDWWLRGKPAALPAKTNGYLRVDCYGGLNQMRRDFCDGVAITHLLNATLVLPKFEVAAYWNESSGFGDVFDVEYFIEQMNGFVQVVTELPAELASKVPIPVDCSKRKGLFDYVETVLPSLLEHHYISITPAMSQRRDRYPQYAKAALCQACYKALRLTSGLEKKGSLLFQAIPKPFLSLHLRFEPDMVAYSQCEYTGLSPSSVQSIEAARGERKPYIGEQARYWRNRGKCPLTPNETRIILQALAIPTNTSIYLAAGDGLMELEGLTSLYTNVFTKSSLLSDEDFKNMHGNTKAALDYYVSINSDSYVATYFGNMDKMVAAMRVLKGLYKTLFLSRRAFAELCSKGLHGNFLMDALYKVHKNDFVMSIGSALPDCFCEFKLEVQGTVLLQLKLMVTSLLMDVPWSTTYITSLILTADLW
- the LOC142541009 gene encoding O-fucosyltransferase 13-like isoform X3; its protein translation is MFATTVGKTLLIVTLIFSSSFFALFLFSPASQFPQASMNSPVSETAEIWSVKRIMGWRPCDWWLRGKPAALPAKTNGYLRVDCYGGLNQMRRDFCDGVAITHLLNATLVLPKFEVAAYWNESSGFGDVFDVEYFIEQMNGFVQVVTELPAELASKVPIPVDCSKRKGLFDYVETVLPSLLEHHYISITPAMSQRRDRYPQYAKAALCQACYKALRLTSGLEKKGSLLFQAIPKPFLSLHLRFEPDMVAYSQCEYTGLSPSSVQSIEAARGERKPYIGEQARYWRNRGKCPLTPNETRIILQALAIPTNTSIYLAAGDGLMELEGLTSLYTNVFTKSSLLSDEDFKNMHGNTKAALDYYVSINSDSYVATYFGNMDKMVAAMRVLKGLYKTLFLSRRAFAELCSKGLHGNFLMDALYKVHKNDFVMSIGSALPDCFCEFKLEGTSPANG
- the LOC142541009 gene encoding O-fucosyltransferase 13-like isoform X7; translation: MGWRPCDWWLRGKPAALPAKTNGYLRVDCYGGLNQMRRDFCDGVAITHLLNATLVLPKFEVAAYWNESSGFGDVFDVEYFIEQMNGFVQVVTELPAELASKVPIPVDCSKRKGLFDYVETVLPSLLEHHYISITPAMSQRRDRYPQYAKAALCQACYKALRLTSGLEKKGSLLFQAIPKPFLSLHLRFEPDMVAYSQCEYTGLSPSSVQSIEAARGERKPYIGEQARYWRNRGKCPLTPNETRIILQALAIPTNTSIYLAAGDGLMELEGLTSLYTNVFTKSSLLSDEDFKNMHGNTKAALDYYVSINSDSYVATYFGNMDKMVAAMRVLKGLYKTLFLSRRAFAELCSKGLHGNFLMDALYKVHKNDFVMSIGSALPDCFCEFKLEVQGTVLLQLKLMVTSLLMDVPWSTTYITSLILTADLW
- the LOC142541009 gene encoding O-fucosyltransferase 13-like isoform X5 yields the protein MGNKSRRLQWFFHGAALPAKTNGYLRVDCYGGLNQMRRDFCDGVAITHLLNATLVLPKFEVAAYWNESSGFGDVFDVEYFIEQMNGFVQVVTELPAELASKVPIPVDCSKRKGLFDYVETVLPSLLEHHYISITPAMSQRRDRYPQYAKAALCQACYKALRLTSGLEKKGSLLFQAIPKPFLSLHLRFEPDMVAYSQCEYTGLSPSSVQSIEAARGERKPYIGEQARYWRNRGKCPLTPNETRIILQALAIPTNTSIYLAAGDGLMELEGLTSLYTNVFTKSSLLSDEDFKNMHGNTKAALDYYVSINSDSYVATYFGNMDKMVAAMRVLKGLYKTLFLSRRAFAELCSKGLHGNFLMDALYKVHKNDFVMSIGSALPDCFCEFKLEVQGTVLLQLKLMVTSLLMDVPWSTTYITSLILTADLW
- the LOC142541009 gene encoding O-fucosyltransferase 13-like isoform X6 is translated as MRRDFCDGVAITHLLNATLVLPKFEVAAYWNESSGFGDVFDVEYFIEQMNGFVQVVTELPAELASKVPIPVDCSKRKGLFDYVETVLPSLLEHHYISITPAMSQRRDRYPQYAKAALCQACYKALRLTSGLEKKGSLLFQAIPKPFLSLHLRFEPDMVAYSQCEYTGLSPSSVQSIEAARGERKPYIGEQARYWRNRGKCPLTPNETRIILQALAIPTNTSIYLAAGDGLMELEGLTSLYTNVFTKSSLLSDEDFKNMHGNTKAALDYYVSINSDSYVATYFGNMDKMVAAMRVLKGLYKTLFLSRRAFAELCSKGLHGNFLMDALYKVHKNDFVMSIGSALPDCFCEFKLEVQGTVLLQLKLMVTSLLMDVPWSTTYITSLILTADLW